One Streptomyces hundungensis DNA segment encodes these proteins:
- a CDS encoding DUF721 domain-containing protein translates to MSEASGPAEPPKVPEVSGIDLARVALHAAREQAKARGEAAQQRKQARRGGGLRSGARADGRDPLPLGAAINRLIRESGWETPTAVAGVLGRWPEIVGEELAKHTVPGPYDKEDQVLVVRCDSTSWATQLRLLAPQLVARINTDLGHGTVRLIKVYGPSGPPQRYGKLRAPGSTGPGDTYG, encoded by the coding sequence ATGAGCGAGGCTTCGGGGCCGGCCGAGCCGCCCAAGGTGCCGGAGGTCTCCGGCATCGACCTGGCGCGCGTCGCGCTGCACGCGGCGCGGGAGCAGGCCAAGGCGCGCGGTGAGGCGGCGCAGCAGCGCAAACAGGCGCGCAGGGGCGGCGGACTGCGTTCCGGCGCCCGGGCCGACGGGCGCGACCCGCTGCCGCTGGGCGCGGCGATCAACCGGCTGATCAGGGAGAGCGGCTGGGAGACGCCGACGGCGGTGGCCGGGGTGCTGGGCCGCTGGCCGGAGATCGTTGGCGAGGAGCTCGCCAAGCACACCGTGCCCGGCCCGTACGACAAGGAGGACCAGGTCCTCGTCGTGCGGTGCGACTCGACGTCCTGGGCGACCCAGCTGCGGCTGCTCGCGCCCCAGCTGGTGGCGCGCATCAACACCGACCTCGGCCACGGCACCGTCCGCCTGATCAAGGTGTACGGGCCGAGCGGGCCGCCGCAGCGCTACGGCAAGCTGCGCGCGCCGGGAAGCACCGGCCCCGGCGACACCTACGGCTGA